The following are encoded in a window of Ruminiclostridium herbifermentans genomic DNA:
- a CDS encoding copper amine oxidase N-terminal domain-containing protein — translation MKKYLLTSLILFVLMICFIVPAFAANNTITEMPNVKIIIDGQAGTYEDIPINMNNRTLLPLRGILVNLGVNNDNEHIVWNSKEKSVTVLKDSAKIYLKIGSNKATVNGKEIVLDASPVVYKDRTYIPVNFIAQSLGMKVVWDGSSKSVLISEQNEYNRIKDILEKANAAMDEIKTCNGKMDISMATEQDGISFDIDMNMDIAIDVLKKKAFMNMKMDMSIINMDMDLYFTDNTLYMKNPLSDQWEKSTMSEKDYNKIFDEKANIDILDISDTLCAGLKEVKSSKPDEILLKGNVFLGDLLNMVGENQGTDLSNAIFDNFNVEISLDKNTYLLNSIKMVTSFSIAGDETQGAEMTIKCQYLDYNSDINIVVPEDVIKNAVENPYLADSL, via the coding sequence ATGAAAAAGTATTTATTAACAAGTTTAATTTTGTTTGTTTTAATGATTTGCTTTATCGTTCCTGCATTTGCGGCAAACAACACTATCACAGAGATGCCTAATGTAAAAATTATAATTGATGGACAGGCAGGAACTTATGAAGATATACCTATCAATATGAATAACAGAACTCTTCTACCACTAAGAGGTATTTTGGTGAATCTGGGTGTTAACAATGATAATGAGCATATTGTTTGGAACTCAAAGGAAAAGAGTGTAACTGTTTTAAAAGATTCAGCAAAAATATATCTAAAAATAGGCAGCAATAAAGCTACAGTTAACGGTAAAGAAATTGTTTTAGATGCTAGTCCTGTAGTATATAAAGATAGAACCTATATTCCTGTTAATTTTATTGCACAAAGCCTTGGAATGAAGGTTGTTTGGGATGGAAGTTCTAAATCTGTTCTTATTAGTGAGCAAAATGAATATAACCGGATTAAGGATATTTTGGAAAAAGCTAATGCAGCAATGGACGAAATAAAAACCTGCAATGGAAAGATGGATATTTCTATGGCTACCGAACAGGATGGCATAAGTTTTGATATAGACATGAATATGGACATAGCTATAGATGTATTGAAGAAGAAAGCCTTTATGAACATGAAAATGGATATGTCCATAATAAATATGGATATGGATTTATACTTTACTGATAATACTCTATACATGAAGAATCCTTTATCAGATCAATGGGAAAAGAGTACTATGTCAGAAAAAGATTACAATAAAATATTTGATGAAAAAGCTAATATTGATATATTAGATATTTCTGATACGCTATGTGCAGGATTGAAGGAAGTTAAGAGCAGCAAACCAGATGAGATTCTTTTAAAAGGAAATGTATTTCTGGGGGATTTGCTGAATATGGTGGGTGAGAATCAGGGAACAGATTTATCTAATGCTATATTTGATAATTTTAATGTTGAGATTTCACTAGATAAAAATACATATCTGCTTAATAGCATTAAAATGGTGACAAGTTTTAGTATAGCAGGGGATGAAACTCAAGGTGCAGAAATGACTATAAAATGTCAATATCTAGATTATAACAGCGACATTAATATAGTTGTTCCTGAGGATGTAATAAAGAATGCTGTTGAGAATCCATATTTGGCGGATTCACTGTAA